A region of Roseobacter litoralis Och 149 DNA encodes the following proteins:
- a CDS encoding DUF5337 domain-containing protein yields the protein MSAQDQTAEARDRALAKKGRMVSLVIVGTMVAWVLSLWLAPKFGLTARHAILLDFLALAALAWSFIVSLQIKRARKAAQNDR from the coding sequence ATGAGTGCGCAAGACCAGACAGCCGAGGCGCGCGACCGTGCCTTGGCCAAAAAAGGGCGAATGGTAAGCCTCGTCATCGTGGGCACCATGGTAGCGTGGGTATTGTCGCTGTGGCTCGCCCCCAAGTTCGGGCTGACCGCGCGGCACGCCATTCTGCTGGACTTTCTGGCGCTGGCTGCCTTGGCATGGTCGTTCATCGTTTCATTGCAAATCAAACGTGCGCGCAAGGCTGCGCAGAACGACAGGTAA